A stretch of the Alnus glutinosa chromosome 6, dhAlnGlut1.1, whole genome shotgun sequence genome encodes the following:
- the LOC133870051 gene encoding uncharacterized protein LOC133870051, protein MLFILFEYSSSQFPHRINSCLENLTPFYILHNQTTPIIALHFPEASKGGNTMHRPQRHSFAIQVRGCEALQDHHQPPQAQADQLTVSPKFISFSAMKLFDRFRKILMRLLFSLPSRGSSSTSGAASRQKNSDRFEPPKTSCSSYYSSHSHYNEAIADCIEFFNKSSQDGVLDGDGRKSDVMV, encoded by the coding sequence ATGCTCTTTATTTTGTTCGAGTACTCCTCCTCCCAGTTCCCACATAGAATAAATTCATGCCTGGAAAATCTCACCCCTTTTTATATCCTTCACAACCAAACGACACCCATCATAGCGTTACACTTCCCGGAGGCGTCAAAGGGAGGGAATACAATGCACAGGCCTCAAAGACACAGCTTTGCCATACAAGTAAGAGGCTGTGAAGCTCTTCAAGATCATCATCAACCCCCTCAGGCTCAGGCTGATCAGCTCACAGTCTCTCCCAAGTTCATCAGCTTTTCAGCAATGAAGCTCTTCGATCGCTTCCGTAAGATTCTCATGCGGCTGTTGTTTTCACTCCCTTCTCGTGGCTCTTCATCCACATCCGGCGCGGCTTCGCGGCAGAAAAACTCTGACAGATTTGAGCCGCCGAAGACTTCATGCAGCTCATATTACTCGTCCCACTCGCATTACAACGAGGCCATCGCTGATTGCATTGAGTTCTTCAACAAGTCGTCGCAGGACGGGGTTTTGGATGGTGACGGTCGTAAATCCGATGTTATGGTTTGa
- the LOC133871797 gene encoding WEB family protein At1g75720, with the protein MNMDKEDGLVLMKRAEIDTRAPFRSVKEAVTLFGEKVLAGEVYTSKLKEMHGGASENGHGPWRHGDVTSELEETKQSLEKAKEESVVMATCLTSLKEELERTKRELRHLKKRESEKQKMETEIEDVKVVEDSTKFDVKTQTSDEEGMEFQKKRYVTFANPPALAQVVIPQGVERVLLERHPSLKKKKKKALIPLIGGLFSKKKGSPEVALPRVP; encoded by the exons ATGAACATGGATAAGGAAGATGGGCTTGTGCTGATGAAAAGGGCGGAGATTGACACAAGGGCACCCTTCCGGTCTGTCAAAGAAGCCGTGACTTTGTTCGGCGAGAAAGTTTTAGCTGGAGAGGTCTACACCAGCAAGCTCAAAGAG ATGCACGGTGGAGCGAGCGAAAATGGGCATGGCCCGTGGAGGCATGGAGACGTTACATCTGAGCTAGAGGAGACAAAACAAAGCCTCgagaaagcaaaagaagaaaGCGTGGTTATGGCAACTTGCCTCACTTCTCTCAAGGAAGAGCTTGAACGGACAAAGCGAGAGCTCCGACACTTGAAGAAACGGGAATCCGAGAAACAAAAAATGGAAACAGAGATCGAAGATGTCAAGGTTGTTGAAGACTCGACGAAATTTGACGTCAAAACACAGACTTCTGATGAAGAAGGAATGGAATTCCAGAAGAAAAGATACGTGACTTTCGCAAATCCTCCCGCCTTAGCGCAAGTTGTAATCCCACAAGGTGTTGAAAGAGTACTACTTGAGAGACACCCTTCtctcaagaagaagaagaaaaaggcacTGATCCCTCTAATAGGAGGGCttttttccaagaaaaaagGCAGCCCAGAAGTCGCACTGCCACGAGTTCCCTGA
- the LOC133871740 gene encoding hexokinase-2, chloroplastic encodes MSVSGASPAVGLFCAPRSPPRLPRFRMAVRSSAISVAPILTDLKHQCATPLPVLRHVADAMAADMRAGLAVDGGSDLKMILSYVDSLPTGNEKGLFYALDLGGTNFRVLRVQLGGKQERVIATEFDQVSIPQELMFGNSEDLFDFIASGLAKFAQTEGGKFHLPAGRKREIGFTFSFPVRQTSIDSGILIKWTKGFAVSGTAGRDVVACLNEAMERQGLDMRVSALVNDTVGTLAGARYWDDNVMVAVILGTGTNACYVERTDTIAKLQGHVSSSGRTIINTEWGAFSNGLPLTVFDRDMDVASINPGEQIFEKTISGMYLGEIVRRVLLKIAEAGAFGDSIPEKLSTPFVLRTPYLSAMQQDYSDDLKAVGSILYDIAGVESNLSARKIVVEVCDTIVKRGGRLAGAGIVGILQKMEEDSQGLIFGKRTVVAMDGGLYEHYPQYRRYLQDAVTELLGFEISKNVIIEHSKDGSGIGAALLAAANSKYEHDF; translated from the exons ATGTCAGTTTCCGGAGCCTCTCCAGCCGTGGGATTGTTTTGTGCCCCACGATCCCCGCCGCGCCTTCCTCGGTTCAGGATGGCAGTCCGATCCAGCGCGATCTCGGTTGCGCCAATCTTGACCGACTTAAAACACCAGTGTGCAACTCCCTTGCCGGTTCTCCGCCACGTGGCGGACGCCATGGCGGCTGATATGCGCGCTGGACTTGCGGTTGATGGTGGTAGCGACCTCAAGATGATACTCAGCTATGTTGATAGTCTCCCAACTGG GAATGAGAAGGGATTGTTTTATGCGTTGGATCTTGGTGGCACAAACTTCCGGGTGCTGAGGGTGCAGTTAGGTGGGAAGCAAGAGCGTGTGATCGCCACAGAGTTCGATCAAGTATCCATTCCTCAAGAGCTCATGTTTGGTAACTCTGAG GATCTTTTCGATTTCATTGCTTCTGGGTTGGCTAAATTTGCGCAAACGGAGGGTGGAAAGTTTCACCTTCCAGCTGGAAGGAAAAGGGAGATTGGATTCACATTTTCTTTCCCCGTGAGGCAGACCTCTATTGATTCCGGCATACTAATCAAGTGGACAAAGGGTTTTGCGGTCTCTGGAACG GCAGGAAGAGATGTAGTGGCTTGTTTGAATGAGGCTATGGAAAGGCAAGGACTGGATATGCGAGTGTCTGCCCTG GTCAATGATACTGTTGGAACATTAGCTGGAGCAAGATACTGGGATGATAATGTCATGGTTGCTGTCATTTTGGGTACTGGAACCAATGCTTGCTACGTTGAACGGACGGACACTATTGCTAAACTTCAGGGCCATGTGTCTTCTTCTGGAAGAACG ATTATAAACACCGAGTGGGGTGCATTCTCAAATGGTCTTCCTTTAACAGTTTTTGATAGAGATATGGATGTTGCTAGCATTAATCCTGGTGAGCAG ATATTTGAAAAGACAATCTCTGGAATGTATCTCGGTGAAATAGTACGAAGAGTGCTACTGAAGATTGCTGAAGCAGGAGCTTTTGGTGATTCTATTCCAGAAAAACTATCAACGCCATTTGTACTCAG GACCCCATATCTTTCTGCTATGCAGCAGGACTACTCTGATGATCTTAAAGCTGTTGGATCAATCCTCTATGATATAGCGGGG GTTGAGAGCAATTTAAGTGCAAGGAAGATTGTCGTAGAGGTATGTGACACTATTGTAAAGCGAGGTGGCCGCTTAGCTGGTGCAGGAATTGTGGGGATTCTGCAGAAGATGGAGGAGGATTCACAAGGTCTCATCTTTGGGAAGAGGACAGTGGTGGCTATGGATGGAGGCTTGTATGAGCATTATCCCCAGTACAGAAGATACTTACAAGATGCGGTTACAGAGCTTTTGGGGTTTGAAATATCAAAGAATGTAATTATAGAACACTCAAAAGACGGGTCTGGTATAGGAGCTGCTCTCTTGGCTGCAGCAAACTCTAAATATGAGCACGACTTCTAG